In a single window of the Acipenser ruthenus chromosome 42, fAciRut3.2 maternal haplotype, whole genome shotgun sequence genome:
- the LOC117400902 gene encoding transcription factor Sp5 — translation MAALAVPRSDNFLHTFLQDRTPSSSPDSGPYPLAFLASTCGQVRPIGTSSSEVPQFPYDPAVGSTAGMFQLWSNEVPASTGMGSHQMTFSVPKLQYPGHMSAHHELPLTPPAEPSTYSFELSPVKVLTSQVQNPSYHYPQTNQNFSNFLQNSSGLPGRHHLHGGHVEDTQQWWSLQQSNANNSGHPFTLGRPLVLGHQPQIAALLQGSSKSLLTSTRRCRRCKCPNCQSSSNGGSTDELGKKKLHICHIPECGKVYKKTSHLKAHLRWHAGERPFICNWLFCGKSFTRSDELQRHLRTHTGEKRFSCQECGKRFMRSDHLSKHVKTHQNKKSKQPGGDALLSSIKKE, via the exons ATGGCTGCACTTGCAGTGCCGAGAAGCGATAACTTTCTACACACATTTTTACAG GACCGGACTCCGAGTTCATCCCCTGACAGTGGGCCCTATCCTTTGGCTTTCCTGGCTTCCACTTGTGGACAAGTAAGACCGATCGGGACCTCATCCTCCGAGGTGCCTCAGTTTCCATATGACCCAGCAGTGGGATCAACTGCTGGAATGTTTCAGCTCTGGAGCAACGAGGTTCCTGCGAGCACCGGAATGGGATCCCACCAGATGACCTTCAGCGTTCCCAAACTCCAGTACCCAGGACACATGTCCGCCCACCACGAACTTCCTCTAACCCCCCCGGCAGAACCCTCCACATACTCCTTCGAACTGTCTCCAGTCAAGGTACTGACATCCCAGGTCCAGAACCCTTCATACCATTACCCCCAGACCAACCAGAACTTCTCCAACTTTCTCCAGAACTCGTCTGGCTTGCCTGGAAGGCATCACCTGCACGGTGGGCATGTGGAGGACACCCAGCAGTGGTGGAGCCTCCAGCAAAGCAACGCCAACAACAGCGGCCATCCGTTCACCCTGGGGAGGCCCTTGGTTTTGGGTCACCAGCCCCAGATTGCTGCCCTTCTCCAGGGCTCCTCCAAAAGCTTGCTGACCTCCACCAGAAGATGCAGGAGGTGCAAGTGTCCCAATTGCCAGTCCTCAAGCAACGGAGGCAGCACAGACGAGCTGGGCAAGAAGAAGCTTCACATCTGTCACATCCCAGAGTGCGGCAAGGTCTACAAAAAGACATCCCACCTTAAGGCTCACCTGCGCTGGCACGCTGGTGAAAGGCCCTTCATCTGCAACTGGCTCTTCTGCGGGAAAAGCTTCACCCGGTCCGATGAGCTTCAGCGCCACCTCAGgactcacactggagagaagagGTTCAGCTGCCAGGAGTGCGGCAAGAGGTTCATGAGGAGCGACCACCTTTCCAAACATGTCAAGACGCACCAGAACAAAAAGAGCAAACAGCCCGGAGGAGACGCTCTTCTCAGCAGCATCAAGAAAGAGTAG